The DNA sequence ACTAAGTCTTCCCCGTAGCGCTTCCATCGGGCATTCAACGGCATATTTCGGAATGGTCCATCGGTCATGCGCCACCTCCATTGTCAGAATTAATATGACATAATCTGACAATGTCAATTATAGTATGGAAACATCTGACATGAACGGCGTTCGTTCGACATAAAACTTTGAAAATATTGTTTTATTTTTTCGACCTAAATAGGGGGCGGGCGGCAGAAAGCCACGAGTGAGATGCTAGCCGCGTAATATCGAGAGCGATGGCAGCGACGCACCACTCTCAGTCTCCCAATGATCGCTTTCCGCTTTTTGAACAGGCTTTTCGTCAATCAAATGAAAGCATATCGCTTCGGTAGTACCGGGAATATCAATGAGGAATCTTCCCAGCCATAGATTTTTCACCGGAGTAATGCTGCCGCGACCATAAAGAACAGCGGTATAAATGCCAATAAAATGATCAGAACACCGCCTAAAATAGGGTGTCCACCGTTCGCGTAAATCCGCGCAATCTCAACCAGAGCGTCCCACTTCCACTTTGTCATAACCACAAAACCTCACGCACCGACTGCTTAGCAGTCGTTGTTGGTGCCGCCTAAGGTTTCTCAGTTACAAGGTAGCAGTTAGGTCGGTTGCAAGGTTACAGCGGCGGCTGTTCACCTTACATAAGGGTCGGTGCTTCCGCTTTCAAGCTGGACTGCTGTTCACTTAAAACGCTTGAGCGCCATTATCAGACGTCGGGTTCCTGCGGTTCATCGACAGCCGATTAAAAGCAGTGCTTGCGCGGCTAACGTGTTGTGGGTCTTCAAGCTGGAAGTGCTGGGCGCCGATTGGCCTGAACGACCGAAGTCACGCGTGACGCAGGGTAGCCCTTGCTGCTGCGTCCGTGCAAATAGGTCCGAAGCGCCATGCCGGCGGATCGCTATGTGTTGCCCTAGCCGGAATCTTGGCGCACGTGCCGCGACGAAGCACCTGAACTGGTCCAGAATGAATGGAACAAGGCGCCTTTCTCTTTCCAGTCGGCCGACGTTACGTCATCTTGCGCGGCCACGGGGGATTCGAAGGCAGCCATGCGCATTCATTCGGTAGCGATCAACAACTTTCGCGGCATTAGTTCCGCTACTATTTGCCTCCCCGCGCACGCAGTGCTCATCGGTGACAATAACACCGGCAAGTCCTCCGTTCTCGAGGCCATCGATCTGGTCCTGGGGCCTGACCGGCTCTCGCGTCGACCGCCAGTCGATGAGCACGACTTTTTCGAAGGGCGCTATCTCATTCCCGTTCCCGTAGACCCTGGAGACGGCGCGGAGGCTCCCGTTGACGGCGCATTCGCTCAGCCGGCGGAAGCGGTGGCGCCGCGAATCGAGATCGAAGTGACGATCACCGATCTGTCGGAAGAGCAGCTTGCACGCTTTGGCGGCAGCATCGAATGGCTCAACACGGTGGATGGGACGCTTTTCGCTGAGGCGAATCCAGCCGGTATCGATGCGGAGACCGTCCTGGCTGCCCTGCGAGTGACCTTCATCGGTCAATATGAACCGGACGAGGATGACTTTAGCGGCGCCACCTATTTCACGCGCAGCCTAACCGAAGACGACTCCCCGACGCAGTTTAGGAAGATCGATAAGCAGCATTGTGGTTTCCTGTTCCTCCGTTCGCTGCGGACCGGGTCGCGCGCGCTCAGCCTTGAGCATGGCAGCCTCCTCGACATCATCCTTCGCCTGAAGGAAATCCGGCCCCGGCTATGGGAAGGCACGCTCGAAGCGCTTTCGGCCTTGGATGTTGCCGGCGACCCCCAAATGGGGATCAGCGGCGTTCTCGAAAGCCTCAATGCCTCGCTCAAGAAATACGTGCCGCGCGAATGGGGGGCGAAGCCACATCTGCGCGTATCGAGCCTGACCCGCGAGCATCTGCGCAAAGTTATCACCGCATTCATCGCCACCGGTAGCGGCGACTATGCCGCACCTTTCTACCGGCAGGGTACGGGCACAATCAACATGCTCGTCCTGGCGCTTCTCTCTCAGATCGCCGAGGACAAGCAGAACGTGATCTTTGCCATGGAGGAAGTCGAAACCGCCATTCCTCCGTATGCGCAAAAGCGGATTGTCCATGAGCTACGCAAACTTTCGGCTCAGTCGATAATCACGTCGCATTCCCCCTACGTGCTGGAGGAGTTCGGCCTGGACGAGACCGTCATCCTTTCGCGGACCAACCAAGGCGTGTTGAACCAGTCATCGATCACCCTTCCTGACAGCGTGAAACACAAGCGCTATCGCCAGGACTCCGGACGAAATTCTGCGAAGGTCTGCTGGCCAGGCGCGTGCTTATCGCAGAAGGGGACACGGAAACGGCGTCGCTTCCGGTCGTTGCGCGTCGTCTCTCCGATCTCAACCCGGCGAACTACAGTTCGATAGAAGCCCTTGGCATCACCGTCATCAACGCTAAAACCGAGACCCAGATCGCCGATCTCGGTATGCTCTATGCGGGGCTCGGCAAGCGGGTGTTCGCCCTGTGTGATCTGCAGACCGCCGCAGCGCAGCAGGCGATCGAAGCCCAGGTCGAGAGGTTGTTCATGCACCCCGAAAAGGGCATCGAAGATCTCGTCCTCAAGAACACGACGGTGGAGGCGATGAACCGGTTCTCGCAGACGCTGACATGGCCTCCGCACCTCGTGACGAAGCATAGCGGCGGCAACGTCAACATGCGCGATGCGCTTATGGACTATTTTCAATGGTCGAAGGGCAATTGGGGCATAGCCGACTTCCTTGCGCAATGCTCGGAGGAAGAGATCCCACTTTGGTTCCGTCAGACCTGTTTGCAATTGCGCCTGCTGTGCGATCCACCACCAACCCCGCCACTGCCGCCCATGCCACCGATGCCGGGCCATGGTGTTACCGGTACGGACTTTGCTGCGATTCCGGGCTAACAGCGGTTGCCATGGTCGACCTGACGCCGAAACAGCATATCGTACTCGCGACCGATGGCCATCAGTTGGTCACCGGCGGGCCCGGCTCTGGTAAGACGACCGTTTCGATCCTGAAAGCCGCGAAGATCGCCCGGGAGACGCTCAAGCCCGGCCAGCGAGTGCTCTTCCTGAGTTTCGCACGGGCGACAGTGTCCCGCGTCCTCGAAGCCATAGCCGAGGAAAAGGATGTTTCCGCTGCCGAAAGGAGCCGGATCGAGGTCGACACCTATCACAGCTTTTTCTGGCGACTGCTCAAAACGCACGGTTATCTTGTTGGCTTGCCGCGCCGGATATCCATCCTAACGCCGCCTGGCGAAGCAATCGCTCTCGCGGAAATTAGGCGTGAGTATGGACCCGACAACAAGCTCGACGAAGGCCCACTGGCTGAGAAGCGATCCCGCGAGAAGGCCGAGCGAGATCGTTTGGCCCTTGCCGACGGCAAGGTTTGTTTCGATCTTTTCGCCGATCTCGTGGCGCGGTTGCTCGAAGGTTCGGCCAAGCTGCGCGCGGTGACGGCCATCGTTTACCCGTTCATCATCTTCGATGAGTTTCAGGATACGAGTGCGGACCAGTGGCGCGTGGTGAAAGCACTGGGCGATCGTTGCACATTAATCACCCTGGCTGATCCCGAGCAGCGCATATTTGAGTTTATCGGCGCCGACCCGGCCCGGCTTGACCAGTTTAAGGCGGCATTCACCCCGACTTTCACTGAGCTCGGCTCGGACAATCATCGCAGTAAGGGCACGGACATACTGTTGTTCGGCAACGAGGTGCTGACTGGCAAGTTCAGCAAGTCGGACTATGCCGGCATCGCGTTCTGCGGCTTTCCTTCCAACCGTAACCAGGCTTACGCAGCGCTGGTCACGCAGGTGCTCCAGGCCCGCACGCGGCTGATCGCCACTGGCAACCGCGATTGGGCACTGGCCATCCTCGTTCCCACCAAACGAAAGATGCGATTGGTCTCCGACGTCCTCCGCGATCCGTTCGGCAACGTGCCGGCCATCTCTCACGCCGCGTCGATCGACATGGAGGGCCCGGTACTTGGGGCCGACGTCATCGCCTATCTACTCCAACAGACCCGCGCGGCGGACGAACTCGACCAGCTCGTCTACCTCATATGCCAGTATTTTCGCGGTCGCGGCGGGTCTGGACCTGGCAAGGGCGATCTGGCCGAGGCTGCTAAGCTGGAGAGCGCGCTAGGGAAATGGAACCAGCGGATCACCGCGGCACAAGCCCCGCACGCGAACAGCGTCCTCCACGCGATCGCCGGCGTACTTGCCGTGAGCCAGCAGATCGTCATGACCGGCGATCCTGACAAGGACTGGATCGCGGTCCGCGCTATCCTTGCCGACGGCGCCTGCCCGCGGCTTCAGGCGATCGCGAACGATGCACGCAACGTGCGCCTGCTCGAACGCGGCAACCTTCTGCGCAACACGCTGGAGCAGAACTGGCGGGAGCGTGGCCGTTACGCAGATGCCCTAGATATCACGCGACTCGCGTTTGTGCAGGATCACTTCGCCAATGCGCAGCGCCCCGAAAGCGGCGTTGTCGTTATGAACATGCACAAGGCCAAGGGAAAGCAGTTTGACGAGGTGATTATTTTTGAAGGGTGGCCGATGCGGGTTGGCAAGGAGATCAAGGCAAACCCGGATCGGATCGTGCGGGAGAATAAAGCCGATGGAGATCTATCTCAGGCCCGGCAGAATTTCCGGGTCAGCGTTACCAGGGCCAAATCGCGCACTACCATCATGACGCCGAGCGACGATGTATGCATTCTTCTGAAATCTGGCTGATTTTGGACTCCCCGGGGATCGCGGGAATGGTAGCTATACCACCTTCTCCGCTCCAAATCGGACCATCGCCTGCCGGCCAATTGATCGCACAGAAAGGGTAAACGGACTGTCTGCACCTGGAGATCGAACGTCAGCGGTTCAATGGCGACAAAGGGGCGGCTTCGCAGCGAGCGAACACCGCATCGTGGGACAATGCCGCCTTTCCAGAAATGTGTCAGAATGTCCGGTTTCAGCGTATCCATCCGGCGGCCGCCGCCTTGTCGTGAGGTAGTGGACTGCTCTTAAGAATGCTCTCGGGAGTAGGCTTAGGAGCGGTTGATGGGGCAGATCACGGTGATGACCGGGCCGGAACGGCGGCGGCGGTGGAGCGACGAGAAACGGCTTCAGATTCTGGCGGAAGCCTTTGCGCCAGGAGCCAGCGTCTCGGCCGTGGCGCGACGGCACGACATTTCCACAGCGCGGATCTACACATGGCGCAGCAGGCTGCGGCAGACGCCTGCCTTGGCCGAGTTCGCCGAGGCGGTGGTGGACGATGGCGAACAGCGAGGCGGGCATCAGGCCGGGATGCCGGTGATCATCGTGGATCTGGGTGGCAAGGGACGCGTGAGCATATCAGCTGTGGCCACACCTGCCTTGGTGTCGGCGGCGCTGAAGGCCTTGCGATGATCCCAGCAGGCGCACGGGTGTGGATCGCAATGGGCCATACCGATATGCGCCGCGGGATGCAGAGCCTCGCGGCGATGGTGCAGCAAAGTTTCTCGCGCGACCCATTTGCCGGCGATCTCTGGGTCTTTCGAGGGCGGAACGGGTCGCTGGTGAAGATAATTTGGCACGACGGCCTCGGGATGTCGCTTTATTCGAAGCGCCTGGAACGAGGGAAGTTCATTTGGCCCTCCGCGAAGGACGGAGTGGTGTCGCTGACGAGCTCACAGCTGGCCTGTTTGCTCGACGGCGTGGACTGGCGGAACCCGCAATATAGCTGGCGTCCGCAGAGCGCGGGATAAGGCACGGATTTTCTTTTGCCGAGGTCGCATTTTCCGCTTCATCCGGGCGGTTTTCTGTGATTCCATCCGGGTTGTGGACGCCGCCGTTTCGCCCCTGCCTGACGATATCGAAGCGCTCAAGGCGCTGGTGCTGCTCAGTGCGCAACGCGCCGATGCGGCCGAACAGCGCGCGACAAGTGCCGAAGCCGAACTAGCCAATGCCCGTGCCCGGGAGAGCGCCACCGAAGCCTTGATCTCGCACTACAAGTTGCAGATCGCCAAGCTCAGGCGTGAGCAATATGGCCCCAGCGCCGAACGCACCCGCCGGCTTCTCGCGCAGATGGAGTTTGAGCTCGAAGATCTGGAGGCTGACGCCGCCGAAGATGATCTTGCCGCCGAGACCGCCGCAGCAAAGGCAACGACCGTCACAGCCTTTGAGCGCAAGAGGCCGGTCAGGAAGCCATTCCCTGACCATTTGCCACGTGAGCGCGTCGTCATCCCGGCGCCCTGTTCTTGCCCGTCCTGCGGTGGCGTGCGCCTGTCGAAGCTGGGCGAAGATGTGACCGAGACGCTGGAGGTGATCCCGCGCGCCTGGAAGGTCATCCAGACCGTGCGCGAGAAGTTCTCCTGCCGAGATTGCGAGAAGATCACGCAGCCGCCCGCGCCCTTCCATGTCGTGCCGCGTGGCTGGGCCGGCCCAAGCTTCCTCGCCATGCTGCTGTTCGAGAAGTATGGACAGCACCAGCCTCTCAACCGTCAGGCCGAGCGTTTCACCCGCGAAGGCGTGCCGCTGAGCGTCTCCACGCTCGCAGATCAGGTCGGCGCGGCTTCCTTTGCTTTGATGCCCATCTTCCGGCTGATCGAGGCCCATGTGTTTGCCGCCGAGCGCGTACATGGTGACGATACCACCGTGCCGGTCATGGCAAAGGGCAAGACCAATACTGGCCGATTATGGGACTATGTCCGGGATGACCGCTCGTTCGGCGGCGCCGATCCGCCAGCGGTGGTATTCTATTACTCGCGGGATCGGCGCGGCGAACATCCCCAGGCGCATCTCGCGTCCTGGTCCGGGATTCTGCAGGCAGACGCCTATGCGGGCTATTTCGAGCTGTACGCTCCCGATCGTCGGCCCGGCCTTATCGTGGAGGCGGGATGCTTTGCCCATGCACGTAGGAAGTTCTTCGAACTCGCCGACGTCGAGGGCGCCGCGCGCAAGAAGAGCCGTGGTGAGCGAGCCGGTCCCATCTATCCGATCGCGCTGGAGGCGGTGCAGAAGCTTGATGCCCTGTTCGACATTGAGCGAGGCATCAACGGCAAAACCGCGGCAGAGCGGCTTGCCGTTCGGCAGGAGCTGAGCGCGCCGCTGATGGCCGAGTTGCACGATTGGCTGGAGGCTCAACTCACCAAGCTCTCCCGCAACCATGATCTGACCAAGGCCATCAACTATATGCTGCGGCGCTGGGACGCATTCACCCATTTCCTCGCCGATGGAAGGGTCTGTTTGACAAACAACGCAGCGGAACGGGCGCTGCGCTGTGTGCCACTCGGGCGGAAAGCCTGGCTATTTTGTGGCTCCGATCGCGGCGGTCAGCGCGCCGCCATCATGTTCTCACTCATTCAGAGCTGTCGCCTCAACGACGTAGATCCTCAGGCGTGGCTTGCCGACGTCCTCGCCCGCATCGCCGGTCATCCAGCCAATCGGCTTGGCGATTTACTCCCCTGGAATTGGAAGCCAACAGCGTTGAAGCTGGAGCCGTGATCTCATAGCATTACGGCATGGAATTTGGCCCGCAACCCGAACTGATCGAATCCCCGCTCTGCCGTTCTATGGAACAGGCAGGCGTGCGTTTGACGATCAACATCGTCCGGCTTGCCACCGAACGTGGTTGGTCCCTTGAAGTCGTCAACCAGCACGGAACCTCGACGGTCTGGGACGATCTCTTTCCCACCGACCGAGATGCCGATGCCGCGTTCCGCGATGTGCTCGCTCAAGAAGGCATCGAGGCCTTCCTCGGCAAATAAGATGCCAAATCCGGCAGCGAACCGCCCTTAGCCGCGGTCCTCAACGGATGCGTACGTTTCAGCCGCATTGCCGTCGCTTGCGCATGCGATCATCGTCTTGCGAACTGGGAGCTCCGTGGGCAGCTCTAAGCAAGACGATTGCAGTCAACGGGGGTGGGCTTAAAGCCCACCCCAGACCCATCACAAACCGGAGTGAGATCAGAAACGATAGGCTGCGCCAAGGAGCACCTGGTGGCGATCCCAAGACCCGCGGCCTTCGCTCAGGTCCGAGTAACGATACTCCAGACGAGCCGAGATATTCTGCGTGATCGCCTGCTCGACACCACCGCCGACCATCCAAGCATCGCGGTTGTCCTTGCCGCGAATGTCCGAAGCTTCAGTCAGCCGCACATTTGCGCGAACGTTCGAATATCCGCCGCGGACGTAAACAAGCGTGTTTTCCCGGACCAGATAACCTGCACGGGCACTGACATCGATCGAGTATTTCGGATCGAGAACAAGTGCGCTGCCTGCAGCGCCGCCAGACACCGCGTCATCTGCACCGACACTGAACCCTGCCTCGGCGCCGATCACAATCTTCGGCGTGATCTTGTAGTCGTAGCCGACGAATGCGCCACCGATGAACGCGTCGCGCTCGTTGGATGAGTTCACTCGACCGATAGACGTTCCAACGGTGCCGGCTTCATCGTGGTTCCAGCCAATCTGCGCGCCGACAAAGGGGCCGTTGAACGTCTCGGCAGAGGCTGCAGCGGAAACTCCCGTGGCAGCGAACAGAACGGCGGATGCGATGATGAACTTGTTCATGAGACTATATCCTTTCAAAATGCTGCATGTGCAGGCTTGATTGCTAGAGAGAGGGCGCACATCAGCTCGTCCGCCAACATGCGGTTGCTTCCGGGCACATGGGTTGATGGAGGACTTCGAAGCTCTTGCTATGCAGAGCGGAAGCCAGTTTCACCGACCGCCAAATTGGCGGATTTCGGCGAGCATGAATTCAAGAGTGTAGGTAATCTGGGTCGCTTGCCCGGCATTGAAACCGCACAGCGTCAGGAGGACAGGCATCCATTTCATTGTGGCCTCCTGTCATTTGAGGCCAGCGCGAAACGGTGGCGGGTGACAGGGCAGTGATCCCATTCCAGCGGCTTTACGTTCAAAGCTACGTCATGGCTCACCTCTTGATTTCTGTTCATGATGATATCCTCCGTAGCCGAAGACAGACATGTCCATCCGCGGCGGTATGCCGACAAAATAGGCGCAACGGTGGGGGACTTAATGGTGTTGTTCGCGCCAAGGTTTGTTAGCGAAGCCACATAGTGGCAGTGCAAAATTCAGGCAGCGAACACACGCACCGGCAGATTAATAATCGACTTCCGACGCCCGGATCACGACATCGGCCACCTTCCGAGGTTGCGAAATCTGGATCAGGTGACTGCCCGGGATCTCGACGGTGATCGTGTGCGAGCGACGATAAAGAGTTCGCAGCATTTCAGGTGAAAGCGTGCGATCATCCTGCGCGATGATCCCGAAGCTGGGCTTTGCGCGCCATGCTGCGGTCGGCAACTTTGCGGAAAAGACGCTCACCGAGGTAGGACGCTGCGAGGCAGCAAGATAATGGGCATCGGCGGTGGGCAAGTCGTCGGCGACGTCATGCTTGAACATGACGGGGTCGACAATCAATGACGTCTCATCGACCATGAGCACATGGCCAGGCAGCGGCCATCTTGCGTTGAGTTCGCCTACGGATTCGCGAGTGTCCGGCTGAATGGCCGCTACATAGACCAGCGATTTCACCTTTGGATCAGTGCCCGCAGCGGTAATAACGGCCCCCCCGTAAGAATGCCCGACCAGCACCACCGGACCATCTTGGCGTGCAATGACCTTGCGGGTGGCAGCGATATCGGCATCCAGGTTCGAAAGGGGAAGCTGGACTACCGATACGGTGTAATGTTTGCGAACGAGGATGTCGTAGACCTTGCGCCAGCTGGACCCGTCCATCGCCGCGCCATGCACCAGAACGACATTCTCGATGCGATCATGGTCTTTGGCGCTGACGGGCGAGGGGCCAAGCGCGATCGAGGCTGCGGCGGCCAGGAGGGTGATTGTACGCTTCATGATCATCGTCCCTGCATCATGGTGAATGCTCGGCACGGCTCCGACCGTGCCGAGGTGACAGTCAACGACCGGCCTTGCCATCCAGGCTGAAGCGACCGGCTCCGAAGGCCACGATCTGCAGCAGGCCGCCGATGATCGAGATGTTCTTGAAGAAGTGGATGAACTGGTTCTGATCGGCGAGGTTGCTATGAAAGGCCAGCGCGGCGCCGAGGGTGAACAGCGCCATGACGGCAGCTACGAGACGGGTGCGGTAACCCGCGAGCAGAGCGACGCTGCCGAGGATTTCGACCAAAACTGCCAGACCGAAGCCGACCGAAGGGAGCGGAAGGCCGACGCTTCCGATCATGCCGATGGTCGCAGCAGGAGCCGCCACCTTGGACAGGCCCGAAAGCAGGAAGAGCGGAGCGATAAGTACGCGACCGGCGAGGGCGGCATAGGAAGCGCCGTTGGCGTTTGCGTCGATGCCCGTGACGGTGTGGGCGGGGCTGACGGTTGCAGTGTTCATTGGATGTCTCCTTCGTCTTGTTCAGCCGGTCACCACGACCGCTGCTGACGTCCAAATGGCACCAGTCTTCTCATCAAAATAGACGAATAGGATAGACGATTAGGATCGAGAAATTCGACTAGTTGGGATGACTATGCTTGCGCCGCTAACAAAGCTTGACGCTTTTCACGCGATTATCCGTGAATGTCCCTCGGGATACATCCGCTTCACCAACCAAGTGAAAGGATTGATCCGATGCAAAATCTCGAAGGAAAGGTCGTACTGATCACGGGCGCGAGCAGCGGGATCGGCGAAGCGACCGCGCGTACTCTCGCGGAAGCAGGAGCTACGGTTGTGCTGGGCGCGCGCCGTGTGGAGCGGCTCGAAAAGCTGGTGCAGGAGATCGAGGCCGCCGGCGGCAAGGCAATGGCGAAAGCGATGGATGTCACGAGCCAGGCGGAGGTGGCTGCATTTGCCGAGGAGGCCCGGGTCCGGTTCGGCAAGATCGACGTGATCGTCAACAATGCCGGCGTCATGCCGCTGTCCCCGATGGCCGCGCTGAAGGTCGACGAGTGGGACCGCATGGTCGACGTCAACATCAAGGGAACGCTCTACGGCATTGCGGCCGTGCTTCCCGCCATGAATGAACAGGGCTTCGGCCATGTGATCAACATCGCCTCGACAGGCGGTCATGTCGTCTCTCCAACGGCGGCGGTATATTGTGCGACCAAATTCGCGGTCAGGGCGATTTCCGAAGGCCTGCGCCAGGAGAATGACAAGATCCGCGTGACGGTCATCAGCCCAGGTGTGACCGAATCCGAACTGGCGGACTCGATCTCCGACCCCAAGGGCCGTGAGGAAATGAAGGAATACCGCAAGGTCGCCATCAGCCCGTTTGCGATCGCCAGGGCAATTCGCTTCGCCGTCGAGCAGCCGGGGGACGTGGATACGACCGAGATGATCGTCCGCCCGACCGCGTCCGCGCTCTGACCAATCGCCATCAACAGCACGTGCAAAGCCCCGGCTCTGTGAGGCGGCGCGTCATGAAATTCGAGGAGTGTTCGAAAATGAAGAAGACTGTTCTCATCTCCGGATCCGGTTCAGGAATGGGACTTCTGACGGCTCAAACCCTGATCAGAGAAGGTTATGCCGTTTATGCTGGTGTTCGCGACCCACACGGACGCAGCAGCGCGCGGCGTGAGGCTCTGGAGGCTTTCGCCAAAGAGTGCGGCGGATATGTAAGGGTCGTCGATCTCGACATTCACAGCCAGGAACCCTGCAACGCCGCTGTCGAACAGGTCGTTGCGGACCACAGCACTCTTGACGTCGTGATCCACAATGCAGCCCACCTCTTCATCGGCATGGCGGAAGGTTTTACGGCCGAGCAACTTGCCGACAGCCTCAACACCAATGCAGTCGGTGCTCATCGCCTGAACCGAGCGGCACTCCCACACATGCGCAAGCAAGGTTCCGGCGTCCTGCTCTATGTCGGCAGCGGCATCACCAGGATCGTTTCCCCGTTCATGATGCCCTACGTGGCTGGCAAATACGCGATGGATGCCGTCGCAGAGGCCACGGCCTATGAAGTGGGCCCGCTCGGCATCGAGACGGTCATCGTCATGCCCGGCGTATTCATGGATGGAACCTCCCACTTCGCGACCGCCGTCTTCCCGGCGGATGAAGAGGCGGCGGGCGGGTACGACAAGCTCCAGGAAGAATTCAACCGATATGAACCTGGGTTGCGGAACCTGTTCCGGAATGGCTGCGACGCGCCCGTGCAAGGTGTGGCGGACGAGATCGCTCGGGTGCTTTCCCTCCCGCGTGGCAGCAAGCCCATGCGAACGACCGTCGATTATTCCGATTACGGCGCGGAGCCGGTGAACAGCGTCGCGCAGGCCCAGACCGAACGGGTGTTCCGCATCATGGGCTTCGATCGCCTGCTCCAACTCGGTTAGGTCGCATCCAGATCGCGAGGCCCCAAAGGCGTGCTTTTCGGGCCTCGCCGCCAGCAATCAAAGATCACTCCGCTGAAGACCCTGCCGCGTTCGTTCCTGGCGCCGGATGGTAGCTGGACCTGCAATCCGAGAGCATCAATGAGATGCCTGTTCCTTGAACCGTTGTATCAGCCATCGCCCTGCAGGACCGGGGGGGCTGTCTGTCCGGTAAATCGCATCCATGACATAGTCGCCGCCGATGCTGTCAGGCATATCCAGCTTCACCAGCCTACCGGTCAATATATCTTCCGCGATCATCGGCTCGGGCATATTTCCCCACCCGATCCCGGCCTTGAGAAGCATGTGCTTGGAACTGAGGTCCGCAAGGCGCCAGGTGCTGGTGCCGACCACAGCAATGTCGCGTCCCTTGGTCAGCGCCGATCGGTCGGTAAGGACCAGCTGGACATGTTCGCGACCTGCGCCGGGCAGGTTCTCTTCTGCAATCGCCAAGGGATGGCTCGGTGCGGCCACGGGGATCATGCGCACGCTGCCGATCCCCTCTTTTTCGATGCCATCTACACTGACCAGCGGCCCAGCCACCCCGATGTTGGCGATCCGGTCCATTACCAGTCTTGTTACCGAACCCAGTGATTCGACATAAAGATGAAGCGTTACGGTCGGGAACTGTTCGCGGAAACTCGTGAGGGCATCCACTACCCGTTCCTCGGGCAACAAGGTGTCGAGCACGATGTGAAGCTCTGACTCCAGGCCCTGCAGCATACCCTTGGATTTCGCTCGCAGGCTGTCGATACCACCGGCAACCCTTCTGGCCTCGGCAAGCACCATGCGGCCCGCTTCGGTCAGTTGAGGCTTACGCGTCGTTTCCCGGTCGAACAGAGTCAGGCCGAGTTGCGCCTCCAGGTTGGAGATCGAGTAGCTCACTACCGAGGAAGCGCGATTGAGCTGCCGCGCAGCGCCGGCAAAGCTCCCGACGTCTACAACCGTCAGGAAGACTTTCAGCTGGTCAAGCGTGGGCGTGCCCGGCTCACTTATCATATCGAATTCCTCGAACCTAATCACCGAGCGTATGCCGGTTTTTTAGACCGAATGAAACGCATAAATCTCCGACATCGCCACTGGCTTACCGCCGACGATGAAGGAACAAGACATGACTTTCCAAGCAAACCCGGCACTCGTCGAGCAGGTGATACTGCCGGCAGTGCGCGATCTCGGCGGCTTCGATGTGCGCCGGGCTCTCCCTTCGGCCCAGCGCCGGATGGTTGGACCGTTCGCATTCTTCGATGCTTTCGGACCTGCCGTTTTCCGGTCCGGCGAAGGCGTCGATACGCGGCCGCATCCGCATATCGGCCTCGCCACGCTTACCTACCTGATAGAGGGTGAGCTCGATCACCGGGATAGCGAAGGCTATTTCCAGACGATCCAGCCCGGCGAGGTCAACCTGATGACCGCTGGACGCGGGATCGTCCACTCCGAGCGTAGCGGACAAGGCTTCCGTGATCGCGAAGC is a window from the Sphingobium sp. V4 genome containing:
- a CDS encoding UvrD-helicase domain-containing protein, with product MVDLTPKQHIVLATDGHQLVTGGPGSGKTTVSILKAAKIARETLKPGQRVLFLSFARATVSRVLEAIAEEKDVSAAERSRIEVDTYHSFFWRLLKTHGYLVGLPRRISILTPPGEAIALAEIRREYGPDNKLDEGPLAEKRSREKAERDRLALADGKVCFDLFADLVARLLEGSAKLRAVTAIVYPFIIFDEFQDTSADQWRVVKALGDRCTLITLADPEQRIFEFIGADPARLDQFKAAFTPTFTELGSDNHRSKGTDILLFGNEVLTGKFSKSDYAGIAFCGFPSNRNQAYAALVTQVLQARTRLIATGNRDWALAILVPTKRKMRLVSDVLRDPFGNVPAISHAASIDMEGPVLGADVIAYLLQQTRAADELDQLVYLICQYFRGRGGSGPGKGDLAEAAKLESALGKWNQRITAAQAPHANSVLHAIAGVLAVSQQIVMTGDPDKDWIAVRAILADGACPRLQAIANDARNVRLLERGNLLRNTLEQNWRERGRYADALDITRLAFVQDHFANAQRPESGVVVMNMHKAKGKQFDEVIIFEGWPMRVGKEIKANPDRIVRENKADGDLSQARQNFRVSVTRAKSRTTIMTPSDDVCILLKSG
- the tnpB gene encoding IS66 family insertion sequence element accessory protein TnpB (TnpB, as the term is used for proteins encoded by IS66 family insertion elements, is considered an accessory protein, since TnpC, encoded by a neighboring gene, is a DDE family transposase.) encodes the protein MIPAGARVWIAMGHTDMRRGMQSLAAMVQQSFSRDPFAGDLWVFRGRNGSLVKIIWHDGLGMSLYSKRLERGKFIWPSAKDGVVSLTSSQLACLLDGVDWRNPQYSWRPQSAG
- a CDS encoding IS66 family transposase, producing MDAAVSPLPDDIEALKALVLLSAQRADAAEQRATSAEAELANARARESATEALISHYKLQIAKLRREQYGPSAERTRRLLAQMEFELEDLEADAAEDDLAAETAAAKATTVTAFERKRPVRKPFPDHLPRERVVIPAPCSCPSCGGVRLSKLGEDVTETLEVIPRAWKVIQTVREKFSCRDCEKITQPPAPFHVVPRGWAGPSFLAMLLFEKYGQHQPLNRQAERFTREGVPLSVSTLADQVGAASFALMPIFRLIEAHVFAAERVHGDDTTVPVMAKGKTNTGRLWDYVRDDRSFGGADPPAVVFYYSRDRRGEHPQAHLASWSGILQADAYAGYFELYAPDRRPGLIVEAGCFAHARRKFFELADVEGAARKKSRGERAGPIYPIALEAVQKLDALFDIERGINGKTAAERLAVRQELSAPLMAELHDWLEAQLTKLSRNHDLTKAINYMLRRWDAFTHFLADGRVCLTNNAAERALRCVPLGRKAWLFCGSDRGGQRAAIMFSLIQSCRLNDVDPQAWLADVLARIAGHPANRLGDLLPWNWKPTALKLEP
- a CDS encoding transposase — encoded protein: MGQITVMTGPERRRRWSDEKRLQILAEAFAPGASVSAVARRHDISTARIYTWRSRLRQTPALAEFAEAVVDDGEQRGGHQAGMPVIIVDLGGKGRVSISAVATPALVSAALKALR
- a CDS encoding alpha/beta hydrolase — translated: MKRTITLLAAAASIALGPSPVSAKDHDRIENVVLVHGAAMDGSSWRKVYDILVRKHYTVSVVQLPLSNLDADIAATRKVIARQDGPVVLVGHSYGGAVITAAGTDPKVKSLVYVAAIQPDTRESVGELNARWPLPGHVLMVDETSLIVDPVMFKHDVADDLPTADAHYLAASQRPTSVSVFSAKLPTAAWRAKPSFGIIAQDDRTLSPEMLRTLYRRSHTITVEIPGSHLIQISQPRKVADVVIRASEVDY
- a CDS encoding outer membrane beta-barrel protein; translated protein: MNKFIIASAVLFAATGVSAAASAETFNGPFVGAQIGWNHDEAGTVGTSIGRVNSSNERDAFIGGAFVGYDYKITPKIVIGAEAGFSVGADDAVSGGAAGSALVLDPKYSIDVSARAGYLVRENTLVYVRGGYSNVRANVRLTEASDIRGKDNRDAWMVGGGVEQAITQNISARLEYRYSDLSEGRGSWDRHQVLLGAAYRF